GCATGAAATGGTTTTTAATAAAACAACCCCGGCAGACGTCGCTAAATTTTATGAAAAGCATGATATTCAGAAAAGACGGGGTATGCATAGTGTTACAGGACCTGTTTATGTTGAAGGAGCAGAGCCCGGAGATGTTTTAGAAATCAGGATTTTAGATATTCGATTGAATGATTTTGGATATAACTTTTTAAGCCCTACTCAAGGGATTCTTTCCGATTTTACAAAACCTCGAATCAAATATTTTAAATATAACAGAAACAACAATACGACAGAGTTTACAAAAGGCGTCTGTTTACACCTTAAGCCTTTTCCGGGAGTGTTAGCGGTAGCCCCGCCCTTGGATTGGCCGGAAGGTTGGCCCGTCAATATGCAAAAAGAGATGGGACAGCCGGTTGCCGGCGAGTTTAATACCGTTCCACCGGGACCTTTTGCCGGAAATTTAGATCAGCCTGAATTGCAGGCAGGCTCCATTCTTTTTGTGCCGGTATTTCAAAAAGGAGGACTTGTTTGGACAGGGGATTCCCACGCGATGCAAAGCAACGGGGAAGTAGATGTCACAGCCTTAGAAACCTCTTATGAGTCTATAGTTCTCCAATTTATAGTCAGAAAAGATTTAAAAGCCGAAGCTGTCACCGATAAAACGAAAAGAAAATTGGGTAATGCTTTTAGCTGGCCTATCATTGAAAATGAAACCCATTGGATGATTGTTGGATTAAATGTAGACCTGTTTGAAGCGATGAAAATGGCGACTAAAAATGCCATTGATTTTTTAGTAAAAACTCAAGGTTTTACACCGGAAGAAAGCTATCAATTTTTGAGCATGGTCGGGGATTTTGTAATAGCTGAAGCTGTTAATTTAATTAAGAATGTCACAGTTCATATCCCTAAAGAGCCTTTTAAAGCTAATGGAAAGACTTGCACGCTTTGCTCTGAAGGAATATTTCCGATAAAAGCTTTAAAAATAGATGAAGATGCGGTTTGCTCTCCCCAAGAAGGGATAACAGTTGAATAATAAGGTAATCCAATGACGTTAAAAAAACTTATTCTTTTGATTCTTCCGATGCTTGTTTTTGCAAACCATGGGTTCGCAGAAAAAATTGTGCTTGCCAACCAAACCGGCCATCCCATGAATGAGTCTAGGATTGGCATTCAATGGGCAACAAGCGCAAATGAAGTTGCCGAAGCAAATAAAGCCATTATGTACGGGTTAAAACTGAATCCCGCCTCCTTCCAAATCTTAACTGAAAACGGAAAATTAACTTTAAACAGCCCCAAAAAAGCTGAGTATTTTAGAGTCGTTGTTTGGTCTAAGGGTAGCGGCGAGCCGGATCTTCTTACCAATTGGGTTGATATTATCCCTGATAAAACTTATGAACTAAAAGAAGATTATTTAGTTCCGGCCGTACTAATGATTGGTTCCGGCTGTTAATCACAAAAGAATCGATTGTTAAATTACAGGGGTTTTTAAAGCGATCTCGACAACTCCATTTGGATTGAACATGCTAATAAAGTGATCAAGCATTTCGGGCCTATCTTTATGTTGGGAATCCAATAGAATTTCTGTAAACTCCGCAACATCCTGAACTATTCTTTCATATCTATAGTAAGCTAATAGCGAATTATCAATCTCTGTTTTTCCATACCCTTTATAAAATGAAGCCTCTTCTTGGGGGTCGTTCCAGACATTGCCTACACCCCCTCCAATAAACATAAGGTCTCGCTCCTTTGGCGCCATGATAGGGTCATCCCAATCGATTAAGTAGAGAACTTCCGAATTTTTTATCAGTATATTTCCTCCATGTATATCAGAATGGCATAATACAGACTTTGAAGGGATGTTTTTGACTTTGGTACTAAGCTCTGAGGCCCTATCGATAAGATCCTCGATAACAGCTCTATTTCTATTCATAATATTTAAAAACTTTAGAGCCAAATGATCCTTTTCGGGCGGCTTCTTTCGAAGGTCGCTATAGAAAAGG
This DNA window, taken from Criblamydia sequanensis CRIB-18, encodes the following:
- a CDS encoding acetamidase/formamidase family protein; protein product: MLKKLKTSLLFLATLQTACLVGDTYRVPATSDTVTLGLFDLNKKPAVKIKSGDIVSLETWNSCLHEMVFNKTTPADVAKFYEKHDIQKRRGMHSVTGPVYVEGAEPGDVLEIRILDIRLNDFGYNFLSPTQGILSDFTKPRIKYFKYNRNNNTTEFTKGVCLHLKPFPGVLAVAPPLDWPEGWPVNMQKEMGQPVAGEFNTVPPGPFAGNLDQPELQAGSILFVPVFQKGGLVWTGDSHAMQSNGEVDVTALETSYESIVLQFIVRKDLKAEAVTDKTKRKLGNAFSWPIIENETHWMIVGLNVDLFEAMKMATKNAIDFLVKTQGFTPEESYQFLSMVGDFVIAEAVNLIKNVTVHIPKEPFKANGKTCTLCSEGIFPIKALKIDEDAVCSPQEGITVE
- a CDS encoding aminoglycoside phosphotransferase family protein, with amino-acid sequence MLHSHPFLDTLIDCLKVNYRLDVKSIIPLSGGADINASLYKAQTSDQSYFVKLKKGDENAFSFALMDLLWESGVQEIIPPLKTIDGSSLLQIEDFNLVIFPFIEGVNGFSQKLTGKQWTSLGKALRRVHDFDVPPSLIKGIRKETYSSKWRQLVRLFYSDLRKKPPEKDHLALKFLNIMNRNRAVIEDLIDRASELSTKVKNIPSKSVLCHSDIHGGNILIKNSEVLYLIDWDDPIMAPKERDLMFIGGGVGNVWNDPQEEASFYKGYGKTEIDNSLLAYYRYERIVQDVAEFTEILLDSQHKDRPEMLDHFISMFNPNGVVEIALKTPVI